The DNA sequence GCGACAAACGGAAAAACAGATTAGTATTAAAAGTGTCACCAGCTTTCAGTTTGGCGAGAGCAACGCTTCCAACTAGGGGCAGATTCACAAGACTTCGTAGTCCTGAGGACGAATATCCTTCATCACCTTCATCAAACAGCCGGAAGTGGTGCAGGGCTCACTGAAGAAGAGTGGGCCGGAGAACATGGGGAAGGTTGGGATGCCTAAATGCTTGGAAACCAGGCAGTTGGCTGTAACTTCAGAAATGGGTTTTATGCTGGAGGTCATGGACTGGCTGCCAGCTGGCTGAATCCAGCTTGTAGACATGGACTAGGTGGCCcacaaatgtctttattttctagtTTGAATTAGAGGCCAAAACACATAAATCAGGAgaatcactcacacacacacacacacacacacacacacacacacacacacacacacacctgtgatTCTCTTGAAATACCTATGGGCTCAGGCCTAAGTTCTCCAGAGGGCATCTGGCCCTACAACCCTCCTCCCTGCTGGCTTCTACAGTCATCTGTGATTCTAACTCCTGTATTAAGCCATCAAGTACTTTTTATGGATCAGAGTTAGCTGGGCTGACTTTACAAAAGTCCAAGTTAAATGAAGCTTATACAACCAAATGGGAGAAAGATTTTGGTTTTCCTGTAGGTGACAAGATCGAGCTATCCCTTCAATTCACTGAAACAATGAtctaatttaaatcatttaaaaaatttttattattgagagacagagacagagtgagagtatgggagggtcagagagagagggagacacagaatctgaagcaggctccaggctctgagctgtcagcgcagagcccaatggggggctcaaactcacaaaccatgagaccctgacctgagctgaagtcagacacttaacccactgagccactcaggtgctcatTTTTTCATTAAGCAACAACATGCAAGACaagtttaagaaatttaaaaaatgctcattaGTCACCCTTACAgaattttatttgtgtgtatttcttccagtcttttttcaCATGCATTTTTACATAGTTGCATACATGCATCAGCATCCTGCTTTTTGCACTGAACACTGTAATGTACATATTTTATCACATTGCTATATAATCCTCATTTTTTGTTATTCTATACAAGAAAGGTACATCTGTATGCATTTGCTCAGAATATCTCTTGAGAAGTAGCCTGAGCGGGTTACATAATGACTTGCGTATTAAAGAGTTAACCTGTAAGTTCCTACTGCCAGAGCACCCTGTATAAATCTCTTCATCTCAGCAAATTGTTGGAGAGGCTGTAGGAAAAACAAAGTCATTTCAGCGTATGTGATAGGATTgtgggtaattaaaaaaaatatttcagcatgTGAAGTCCATTCCGGGAATAGCACTATCTTGAGACCCAAGTCAAATAGTACTAAATGTGCTAAGCAGAGGCCtatgtttaaagaagaaactcATTTGCTCTTAATAACTGCAAAATGCCGCATAGCTCAATGATGGAGTCAGAATACTTCCCAGAGCATGAAAGCCTGGTTCAAAAAGATATGAGAGGCCAAGACACAAGACAAACTGTCTTTCCCCATTAAAGCATCTTTGTGCCCTAAGTACAATAGTCATTTCTTAGAACAATggctgcctttaaaattttttattgatgggagagaaagaatgactAAACAAGATCAGAGCATTTAAAGGTATTTTATATCCTATAAACAACCTAAAGAGGGGCATAAACAAGGTGATATGtcataaaatgaaatgtgataCAGATAACCTTACCACTATCTTCTCTACGGGTTCGGATGACTAACAGTGCCCTAAATCTCCAAGTAATGGAAAGTAAGCAcactgtgtgttttattttcatctcgCTTACACATTTCCCCCCACAAATAAATAAGGAGATTGATGTTATGAAAGGGCAGGACAAGATGAGAGCCTTATCTAAAGATGGACCTCCCTCCATGCCGAAGAACTGAAGGGGGCCAGAGGGGCTTCTGGGAAACAGCCCACAAGTTTTGTTTCCAGGCCCGGCATGTCGGCAGCACCACTCAGGGCAGGATTACAGAGCACTTGAGCAAACTCCACCTCCTGTGGAAAGGCAGCCTGACTTGGTGAAGAGAAATTGTGCCTCCCTAATCTACTAGAGCTCTTTGAAGGGCCAAATAAGTGTATGGATAAGGGGGAAACAGTAGACACACTCTATTTACACTTTTAAGGAGCTTCGGACAGGCTCCACAGCAAAGCCTGTTGAGTTGCCATGGGAATGGGGGGAATGTCTGGTGACAATAGGGAACGGGCTTAGAGATAAGAAATATGGAGTAAGGATAAATAGGCCTTTCTCTGGATGGAAAAGTGTTGCCGGTGAGGCTCCTGGTGGGGAACTGATGCTCCTGAGGGAGACCAGGTTAACTGGCCCTTAGTGATTTGAGATGTGACCATCAAGCCCTCTGCTTTACAAGCCACATGTGGAAATTGGCTTCATTGCCCTGTAGTCACAGCTCGTATATTACTGTGGTGAATTTGTGACATCTCTAGTGATGTTTTTGTGACACCATTAGTGACATATGGGCCACTGAAAGGCAGGGGCATGTTTGGTACGTCAGTATTCATTACGGTGATTAGCGCTTAAGAAATATCTGTGGTTTAAACAGTTAAGAGAGGAGTGAGTTTACATCGAAATTGCCTGCTTCGCCAATAATGCTGAGCTCTTCCCTGTGAGGGAACGTCAACCCAAAGCTATAagctgcagggagaggcaggagacCTGTTGTGGTTCGATGTTCACCGTGGGCAAGGTCGGCTTAGTAAAGCACTaagtgaaaaataattcaaattgcACTGTAATTGTTTTTACTCTGAATGGTCCAGAGAGGCCATGCAAATGTACATTGATATATATACATCAGTTTAGAGAATAATAGTAAAAATTGTGCTAAAGCTCTCAGTGACAGTCCAAGAAAGGGTTTTGGGTCACTACAATCAGTGCTTCTTAACCTATTTTTCATCAGTGCTCCCTCCCTTGCCAAGTACTCTTGTAGatacttacaattttttttaaatgtttatttttgagagagcatgcgtgggagagggacagagatagagagagggagacacagaatccaaagcaggttccttggggcgcctgggtggctcggttggttaagcttagtctgactttggctcaggtcatgatttcacggttcctgggtttgagctccacgtcgggctctgtgctgacagctagctcagagcctagggcctgtcttcggattctgtgtctccctctctctctgaccctcccctgctcacactgtctctttctctctcccaaaaataaaaataaaacattagggaaaaaaaaaaaaaccccaggctccagactctgagtgtcagcacagagcctgacacaggactcgacctcatgaactgtgtgatcatgacctgagctgaagtcagacgcttagcttaactgactgagccacgcaggtaccccctGTATTGATACTTTTGTCTTAATTGCACAACCCCCGTGGGATTTTCATAGCATAGATATACTCTATATCTGGGAGGGTCACCAACCACTGGAtatctgagatttttttcatgttccaAGAGCCAAGTCTTGTCTCCTTGGGGATGATCACAGCCCTCAGGACAATGCATGCTCTAGAGGGACTCCCTGACAACTACAGACCTTACATCAAGGTCCCTCTGGCTTCAAGTGGGTTTGACCAATGGAGAGCACCACAGGAGATGGGAatggagagggggcggggagagagtaACACAAGCGTACATGGTCTTCTGGCTCCCTCCTTGTGAGGTCACCCTTCGTGGCCATTTCCTTTGGTCACTTGACTCCTTCCAGGTTCTCCTCTGGGCGCTGGTACAGATTATACTCCCTTCCTTGGGTAGAGTTGGTAACAGCTCTACTGATACTAGCCCCAACTTACAGCTCTATCCCTTAGGGTTCCCCTGTACCCACACATTAGTCAATATATTATGTTCAGTGTGCTCTCTATTTCCTGTTGGACCCTGAATGATAGAGGGGGGAGGGCTTGTCACTACATCTCAGGAGAAACACCCTGGAGCTCAAAGAAGGCCACAGAGGGTAGGTGAGTgattgggggtgaggggcaggatgGGGGAGAAAGACAAGGGATTGCAGTCTTAACAAAGGAGGCTGAGCTGGGCCTTGTTCTGATTTACGGAATGGAATGGGAGAATGAACTCCTTGTACATGGTCATAAGGGATCTTCTAGAACTTGaggtaattttaagaaatatcatGGTCTATCTCCTTCACATGGATGGGACTTATGTAGCACTTTCTCCACCTGATGGTGTAGCATTAGCCTGGATTCACAAAGACGTGAACAGGGGAAATAAAAGTCCTGCATGACAGACAACAAAGGGGTCCTTAAAAAAGGTCAGGCTCTTTGGGGACATCCTCACCTTTTTGGGATGAGCCAGAAAGGCAGACCTGGTCTCCTTAAGttgccttttgggttttctatcaAAGGCACCAAAGGAAGTGCAGGTCTGAGTGCATCACTCTGAGTTCAGGGAGACGCTGTGCTCCCATGTGAGGCAGAGGGTACAGGGGAAGGAATACAGGCTTTCAGAGGCTTGTATCCTGGCTCTTCACCTGAGCCACCACCCGTTTCAGAGCTGccatggggattaaatgagaaagtGCATGTAAGGCAGCCTGGCCCTCTTCCTAGTGGACTGAATAGTCTCATGCTCTGAGTCTACCAAGTCTTTTGCTGACTCTGCCCTTGGAAACAGGGGGCAACCAAGCTTTACATGCTTTGGGCTCCAGAAGCCAAAGACTGAAAGCAAGAGGCCGTTGTCATGGACGGCGGGCGGGTGGGCACATTATCCTGTGGCCTCCTAATCCCATTTTCTGCTTTCATGTTAATCCTCTTCCTCCTGTCTGCCACACACTCAACTCCCAGGGCACTGACCCGGAGAGCCAGGCTCCACCTCCTCCAGGCCATGGCAGTGTTCCCTGTtgggggggtgtggggagagtCTGGCTGTGCCGTGGTCCTCCCCAGCCCACCGAGATACTCTTCCAGGCCAGGTCATTGATGAATGCTAAGAGCTCAGCTCACTCAGAGCAGTGATAGATCAGTTAGTATTTCCTAAACGCTTACTGTTTGCTGACACTGGCTAAGACCTTCACTTACATAATAACTCCATTCAGTCCCTAGAACACTCCTGTGAAGCACATATCATTGATCTGAAATTTGTCGATGAGGAGATGGAGGCTCAGGGAGTTGCCATAGCCCAGAtcacacaaaaagcaaaacacaggACTGGCCAACATTCCTCCAGAGCCTCTCTGGGGACCAGCCTCATGGGGAATCATGGGGGCACCATGACCCCTCTCAGGTTGCTTCCTACTTCCCCAGTCCTGGAAGGATCCAACCCTGGCTTCCCTCCTCTGGGATGGCCACCTGAAGCTTTGGTTGGGTAAATGTGTTTCTTCCATGCACAAGGCCAGGGTATCATTGGCTGCACAGTGGAGTGTAAGGAACATAGACGTTGGCGACAGGGGTGGGTGTGGTTCTGGCTTCCCCAGGAAGGGGACAAGACCTACCTAGGAACTGAACGTTTTCCAGGGAGACAGGTGGCTACGGTAAGCGGCCATCTGTGGGGGAAGGATGAACTTGCCTCAGACTTTTTACTCCCTGTCCTCTTCCTTTCAGGGCGTTCCATCACCTCTCCATTCCCAGCTCCAAATGTCCTTTACTCTGCAGACCTGAGCCTGGCCATTTTTGCCCCCAGATACCTAGGTTCTGAGGCAAGACTCGCTCACTGGGGAAGAAGCAATCTACGATCCCCTCAGCCACCTGTGCCTGACTCTTCCTAAATGTGCTCTGGACCGCCATTTTAGTTTGTCACACACTCAAAGTAGGCAAGTGCTCCCTAGATCTTACTTGGATTGCTCTTGTTGCAATTCTCCCCTCTGGGACAGGCTTGGAACTGAGGGTGGGATTTGAATGCTTACTATATCCTTTTGCAGCTGGGATCTAGACTTCAGTTGCAGGCCTGTAAAATTGGAATGATAATTGTACCTTGCTGAGGCCacagcctgcccctctccccagccagaCTCCTTCTAGAGTCTAAAAGGTGGTCCTTGGTTCATCTTCAGCCTTCTCTTtttcactgagccacacagttccAGGGCCCCGTGGGTCTCTCTGCTGACTGTAATCAGGGTCTTTGTTTCCCTTTGGGCCACACAGAACCTGCAGActttcctgccccctgccccatgACCTCTCCTTGGTCCCAGGGTAGCAACGTGGTTCCTTCTGTCCTCGGAGCCCGGTTGGCAGCTTGAGAATAACACAGGGCAGCGTAAATCTAACATGGGATGGCAGGGGGCAGGCTACATGTGTTGTAGCACCTGAATTCCACTGAGGAAACAGGTCTTGAGGCTGAGGTGAGCTGATGTCCTCCGTGGAAGGGTGGGGCCTGAGGGTGGTGAGCACCGCTGGGATCTGGCTTGGTTGAGACATGGTGTGAGATGTTGTGGtggctctgaccctccccacaaTCGCCAAGTCCAGGAAGCCAGAGGCAAGATGTGGCATGTGTGGGTTAGGCGTGGCGGTGGCGGGGTGCAACCCTGAGGGTCTGTGTGGCATCCACGGTTAGAATTCCAGAACTAACATGGACTCCTCAATCCCCCACAACTACAGGGACATCTTATACACGAGAACTTACAACCACCACTTCTGTTGAAGAGAAACTGGGTTCTGAGTTAGAGTTTGGTCGTTCTTCTCAAAACCCTCAAACGTTTGTATGCTTTGAAAATATTCCAGGAGGAGAATGGTGTGTAGGAGAGAAGGTGTAGGATTTCAAGTTAGAAGATATGTATCCATGATGGGATTTCTGGCCTCAGTGTGACCTTGAACCCTTAGGTCCTCATTTTCCCCTCTGGGCTTCCACACACTTGGGTCTTCCCCTCTTCGACCCTCCCTCCTGAAACCCAGGAAGAGGGGGCTAGTCTTTCCATagtccttcctcttttcccactTTCCAAATAGTTCATGCTTGGAGAAaggctctgaaaaaaaaaattgcccatTAGGTTGCAGTGGGTGGTGGAGATGATGATGAGGCCCAACCTCGTAAGGGACAGAGCTGACCCGACGACAGGTTGCCCCAAGTCCCCGTCAGGGTGGCTGACATCCCACCGTTAGGACATCAACCCTTTGGGTAAAAGCTTTGCATGTATGAAGCTGGTGTGTATTAAAGTGTGAACCTCCCTGTGGAAAGAAGTCCCTCATGTCTTTTGTCCGGACATGGATATGGAGGCCAAGGAGGGCCGTGGGCACCATGGGAGAGGGACCTGAAAACACATTTTGCCAACTTCAGTGTTTGCCACATACATTTCGCTCTTCCAAATGTCACCCCCCACGACCTCCTGCCCCAATTCCCCCCACACACTAAAGGCATTAAGTGAGGATGAGTAAGTCAGCCCAAGAAACTGGCTTGGGAAGAATCCTTGCCATgatgtcatttattcattcatcgattttttttttttttacaaaaataaacattttaaagaacaagaaGTACAAAAGCTTCTGGATATACAAACTCCAGGAGGGGGGAGAGGCTGGTTTTGGCTGCTTTGCGGCTTTCACTGAAAGCAAATGAGGCAGAAAgaccccggccccacccccaccccaggtcctgGCTCAAACCGCAACCTGCTCCTTGACCCCGTGTCGTGGCTcataccgtgtgtgtgtgtgctcctaTGTCCCCGCCTCTGCGCTGACCTGTGGGGGCCCTCGGTTGAGTGGCTGGAGGTGGCCTCCCCAAGTGCGCAGTTCCTCACATCCCAGAGCATCCCCATGGGCAGCTTGGCTGAGAGAACACTCTGTGACCGATTGTCCCCACGCAGCCCTTGCCAGATTGTGGCgtgcagcagcagcagggccTCTGGCTACATTCTCACCCCATGAACGCAGTGATGGGGCTGCCCACAGAACTGTCCCAGCGAGGGCCAGAGGCCCCCGTGGGGACGCCAGCCTGAGCCTTGCCGGCAGCCCAGAGGGTTGGAGAAATGGTCAGTCCCCCGCCCCCGTGATTCCTGGCCCTGGGGCCAGCAGTCCCATACCTAGACCGGTAAactcacattttaacatttggCATTATTGCACGTTGTCCTGGTCACCTCACTGTCTGGGATGTCAGCCTCATCTGCGGGGCTTTCCAGGTGACATGCAGTGCTGCTAGTGCAAGTCACTCCCATCCTCCACAGGGGAGCCCAGCTGGCGGGGCTGGTCCGCAGTCAGCTGAGCCCTCAGGTCAGCCAGAGGCCCTCACATACGTAGTCTTGTTGGGATCAGGGACCATGTGGCTCCATCCCATCTTGAAAAATACCAGCTGCCGACCTGGGGGCAGAGGTGAGAGGTAACAggactgtttctctctctggagGTGGGGCCATTCTCCCAAATGTGACTGCCCAGGGGACACGTATACTTGTCCTTCATCATCTCGGCCTTCTTGTCTCCTCATCAAATCTGCCATCTGATGGGGGACTACCACCTGTCAGCCTCTTTCAGGGAGCTCCAGTCACCTCCCTCAGGGTGTCCTTTCCCACTGGCTCACCTGTCCAGGTGGTCTGGTTGGTGACCACAAAGGCCTGGCACTGGGCATGGCTCTCACAGATGTCCACGGCCTCAGCCACGTTGAACACTGAAAGGAGGCAGCTTCCGTGGTGGTAGGAGGGCCAGCAGCGGTAGTCTTCCTGGGGGATGGCGCTGCCTGGAAGGCGCTGGTACTCTGGGTTGGGGATGGAGCTCAGATGAGAACTCTGTGTCTCCAGGCATGAGGGCTGGGGCCGCTTTCTGAACAGGGCTAACACTCATCTCCTTACCGAAAGCTGAAAGCTGAAAGCTAGCCCAGTCGCCTTAGTGTGGAGACGAAGGCAGCTACCACTGTGGGACTGGGCTGACCGCCCAGTAAAGGCAAAGCTCAGATTCAGTTCCCGGGAGATGCACAGCTCTCAGATCTAAGAGTGCACAGTGGGTTCAGACAGCACATGACGGCGGGCACATCGTGGGATCAAAACACACAGAGCTGGATCAGGACATTTTGGACATTTAGAGCCGAGCTTCCCAAACTTCGGTGTGCCTGTGAATCTCCAGGGAATCTGGCTGAAGTGCATATCCTGACTGAGGAGGTCTGGAATGGGGCTCGGGAGTGGGCATTTCTAGCCCACTTCTGGTGCAGCTGGCCTGCAGACTGCACTTTTGAGTAATGAGAGTTCAGAGCGTCCCTTGGTCCTACTTCCTCTTGGCTTTGGGCAGAGAGGTTAGGCAAActcctgagggagggggcagtTGGGAGTTTTGGAGCTTAAGAGGAATGCAAATGAACATGGAACGCAGCAATGAAAACTTAAGCGTCTGGGGAGGAGACTGGAGGAAAACTCTTTCCATTATGCAGAAAGAGCCCCCAGATGCTCTGAGAGCACCTCAGTCAGAAAGCTGCTCAGTTGCCGGTTGCCCGTTCACCTGAGTCCTCCCCGCTGCCCAGGAAGCCTCAGCGCTCGACCGATAGTGCAGAGGCCCTGGGCCTCTGGCCACCCcgccctcctgcctccttcttctCCCAGGGACTAGACCAAAGTCCAGGGCTGGCTGTGATTTATAGCCCCATAAACCGCGTCCTCAGGGACAGAGCCAGCCATTGTTCACCTCgttaaactttatttacaggGCTAACGAGGGCTCCCCCACCCCTAAGACTGGCCAGAGCTCCTTGAATACAGAGGCTACCCACTCCTGGCCCCCCTGCCAACCATGATAAACCCCAGGGCCTCAGCAGAGGGACTAAAGCAGTGCCTAGAATTCCCTGCCTGCTTTTGGGCTTCCTGACTCGATTTCGTATGGATTTCCATCCACCTCCAGCCACCCTTCTAGCCCCAGAAGGgcggaggaagaaaagagaagcaaacataTATGGTACCCAGCTGTGTTATAGGAACTGGGTTAATTGCTTGCACACACTTCACCCGACATTTAATCCCGAGAAGTATTTTGTGAGGCACGTGATACTAAACCcaattcacagatgaggaaagtgggCTCCAGTGTAGGTGATCTGCTCAAAGTCCACACAGTGGGATCTGGAGCCACTCAGGGAAGGGGTGTGCATGCCTACCTCCCCAGGTCAAGGACACCTCCAAGTAAAGGCTAAACAGTCATGGTCTCTCCGACCATGCCTTGGAAGGATGAGACGCCCAGTTAGGGTGATCACTCCCACGtgttccccacctccccagccccaggagccGTGTTGGAGCCACTCACCAGCTCTGCTGCGTGCCGTGGCATTCTGCAGATACTGCCCGCTCCGGTAGAGGTGCAGCACTTTCTCCAGCTGGGCCAGAGTCTCGTCTACTCCCCAGGTGAGCTCTCCTGCAGAGTGCAGTGTGTCTAGGAGAGGCTCCGAGGACTCCTGCTCCTCCCAGAGATGacaacctctccctccctccctctgaagCCTGGGCCCAGATGACTAGCGGATGGGGAAGGGGGTTTGCCACAGAACGCCACCTTGGGAAACGGTTTCTGGACTATGTGCAGTCCCCAtgcctgctgggggaggggcagggtgatgGGTCACGGATGGGCCCTGGAGAGCTCACCTGTGGCGTTGACAATGCTGTCCAGCAGAGGCCGGAGGGAGGGTGGGGCACTGTGGGGCAGGAGGTATGTGAAGAAAAACCTGGGGCAGGGAGAAACCAGGGGCTCAGTGGTCCAGCCTTGGAGGACACCTCTTTCCTCTGCCCCAACTTGGGACAGAACCCTAATTGGGCCAGGGAGCCCGATCCTTCGGTTCTAGGCATAACCCCAGAGCATACCAAGGAGTCTATTCGGACTCAGGGTAGGGATCTGGGCATAGGTTAGGCCTCAACTTGACTTTacacaaaactgaaaactgaGGTCTGTTTTCCCCACTGCCCAGTCCCACTTTACCCCCTGAGCTGGTCACTGTCAGAGCGGCCCCATAGCTGGGGCCCATGAGGAGCTCCCAGAGGTGAAGGaccaggggaggaaggggcagtgcCAGTCCCACCAGCCCCAGTCTCCACAGTGACACTATTTTAAGAAGTCTCCAGCTGCCATCCCCCAACTCAGATTCTCCTTGGGGCAGACTATTTTTAGCCTCATCGTCAGGAGCCTGAATGTTCCCTTCTTGAGTGGGTGGAAGACTTCCCCGCCCCCGCTGCTCCGCTGGTCCAGGCGGAGTCTCCCTGCGCTGGCTGGCCTCCTGGAGCCCGCGTTGGCTCTTCCTTCGCCACGCCCTCCTGGGCCCAGTCTCCCTCCCTGGTCTTCCTGAGTGGGAAAGCGGAGGTCACCTGTAGGCATTGTAGAGGTTGCGCTTCTCATTCATGCCTTCACACCAGCCTTgggctgagcagggcagggtgaAGTTCCTGGCTGGAAACTCCAGTATGCAGTCTGTGCTGCTTGTACATGGCGTCTCCTCCACGCGTGCGTCGTCCAGATCTGTTACCTTCAGCTCCCCATCCACCAACACAAACTGTCGGGGGCGGAAGTCCAGCAGAGTAACCGAGCCCAGCGGGGAGTGGGCCAGGTGGTGGAGGAGGCGGCCCAGGCTCAGGCATATCTGAGGGGCAGACACAAGGCTGCTCACTGCTTCTCTCCTGGGAAAAGGGTCTGGGGGCCTCTAGGGCTCACCCCTCTGGGGTTCTGGACTTAGCTTAGGGTGGAGGGGTTGGCTCTTCTCTTAAAGGCCTTAGTGCCTTACTAAGGGCTGAGGGCCAGAGGCCTTACCGAGTAAGCCGGTGATTTTTCTATTAACACTGGGCTGGCCTGATTCTGGATGTGACCTGGGGTGAGGGGAAATGGGCAGCATGAAGCTTGGGGGTAAGAGATCTCCTCCCTGAAGTTGTATCTTGAATGTGGTTTTAGTCCAATgcgtggaaagagagggagggtcaAGCTGACCTTAAGGTCTTTTCTAGTACCAGGCCCTCTTGCAGCTAGGCTacgagagtgagtgag is a window from the Suricata suricatta isolate VVHF042 chromosome 4, meerkat_22Aug2017_6uvM2_HiC, whole genome shotgun sequence genome containing:
- the PKDCC gene encoding extracellular tyrosine-protein kinase PKDCC, producing the protein PGPGSPGSGPRLGCAALRNVSGAQYVGSGYTKAVYRVRLPGGAAVALKAVDFSGHDLGSCVREFGARRGCYRLAAHKLLKEMVLLERLRHPNVLQLYGYCYQDSEDIPDTLTTITELGAPVEMIQLLQTSWEDRFRICLSLGRLLHHLAHSPLGSVTLLDFRPRQFVLVDGELKVTDLDDARVEETPCTSSTDCILEFPARNFTLPCSAQGWCEGMNEKRNLYNAYRFFFTYLLPHSAPPSLRPLLDSIVNATGELTWGVDETLAQLEKVLHLYRSGQYLQNATARSRAEYQRLPGSAIPQEDYRCWPSYHHGSCLLSVFNVAEAVDICESHAQCQAFVVTNQTTWTGRQLVFFKMGWSHMVPDPNKTTYVRASG